In Pedobacter africanus, a single window of DNA contains:
- a CDS encoding protein-disulfide reductase DsbD N-terminal domain-containing protein — protein sequence MKNLILLTVGLLFGLTASSQILKPVKWSYAAKKTSKNEATLYLKATIDEGWHLYSQYMADGGPVKTSFKFASSKAYSPVGKTTEPKPIVKFEKSFDMNVSYFEKSVIFQQKVKLTGANATVKGTLEYMVCDDSQCLPPETVEFSIPVK from the coding sequence ATGAAAAACCTAATCTTGTTAACCGTTGGATTGCTATTTGGCCTTACCGCAAGTAGTCAAATTTTGAAACCTGTGAAATGGAGTTATGCTGCAAAGAAGACTTCAAAAAATGAAGCTACATTGTACCTTAAAGCTACCATCGATGAAGGATGGCACCTTTATTCGCAGTACATGGCTGATGGTGGGCCCGTAAAAACAAGTTTTAAATTCGCATCGTCAAAAGCTTATAGTCCTGTTGGTAAAACAACTGAGCCAAAACCGATTGTTAAATTTGAAAAATCATTTGACATGAACGTAAGCTATTTCGAAAAATCAGTTATTTTCCAGCAGAAAGTAAAGCTTACAGGAGCAAATGCTACTGTAAAAGGAACACTGGAGTATATGGTGTGTGACGATTCTCAGTGTCTTCCTCCAGAAACTGTTGAATTCTCTATTCCTGTAAAATAA